Genomic DNA from Thermotoga petrophila RKU-1:
AGAATATCACGTCCACAGCTGTGTACCAGGGAATTCCATAAATTCCGTCTTTCCAAGTGAGTCCTTTGATCATGTTGTCGAAGTACTGGTTGATAACTTCTTCGGGTAGCAAATCGTTCAAGGGGAACAGGACTTTCTTCTGAGCGAATTCGATGGTCCACTGAGCGTTCAGGTTCACAACATCGGGTGGATTTCCAGAAGAGAAGGCCGCAAGAAGCTTCTGCTGGAGAACGTCCCATGGAACATCTTCCCAGACGATTTCAACATCCGGGTTCAACTCTTCATACCTGTCGATGATTCCCTGAATGAAATCTGTGAAGGTCGGTTTCAACGACATGGTCCAGAAGACTATCTTGGTTTTGGACAGTGCCAGAACTGCGAGAAGAACTACCATGAGAATGACCAAAAACTTCCTCATGAATCACACCTCCCTAAAAAATGTTCTAAGGATTTATAGATAGAAATGGGTTTCGTCGATCTTGTGACGACTATCTTTCTTCCCTCGAAATACCTGACATCGAACGGATTTCTCAGAACGAAGTAAACGGTCTTTTCTGCCGGAAGGCTCAGATGGGCTTTCAAAGCCTTTTCGTTCGGTATGTCGGCTACAAAATCGAAGATCAAATCACCTTCAACGAACTCGGGACCGTCTTCTACGGTGTATCGAACAACATTCTCGACTTCGAAAAATCTGGAAACGATCTCTGGAATCTGATCGTAATCGCCCCCCGTGGTGTCTGCCTGACTCAGATTCTCACTGGAAGGAACGAGAAGAGTCACTTCACTGGTATGATCTATCTTTTCAAAACCGAGGAATTCCACAGCCTTTGCCGAAGAATCGGCGAGGAAACCAACACCGCTGTTTTTCTTCGCAAAAGCAAGATATTTTTCCACCATCCTTATGGAGCGCTCCACTTTGTCCTTCTGGACCTTTCCATCCTCGAGGAGTTTCACCAGCGTTTCATAGTAAACCGGAAGATTTCTGTAATCACCGAGAAGGATCATGTTTCCTCCCGCGTTCAGAAAGAGACTCACAATCTCTTCAACAGAGAAATTGTTCGACACAGCGCTCATTTCCATAGCGTCACTGATCACAAGACCGTCGAAACCGATCTTTTTTCTGAGAACGTCCGTTATGATCTTCTCCGAAAGAGTAGCCGGGAGACTGTCTATCGAAGAGTATCTGACGTGGGCCGTCATGACCGTGACCTTTTTCTCCCTTTCCAGCACCTTTCTGAACGGCAGAAGATCCTCTTCCCAGAGTTTTTCAAAGGGTGCATCGACCACAGGAAGGGTGAGGTGAGAGTCTTCTCTTGCTCTTCCGTGACCTGGAAAGTGCTTGATGCAGGGCATAACTCCACCTTCCAGATAACCTTCACAGGCTTTTGCCCCGTGCTCGGCTACGATTTTGGGATCTGAGCCGTAGCTTCTCATGTCGATCACCGAAGAGCTTTCCTCAGAAAGAAGATCCAGAACAGGAGCAAAAACCATGTTGAACCCCACAATCTCCATGATCTTTCCTGCGATCTTGGAATATCTGTAAGTCACATCTGGTGAGTTTTTCCCAAAGGCAAGATTTCCCGGAGACGAGGGAACGTATTTCAACACCTCAAGCTGGCCACCCTCGTGATCGGAACTGACGAGAAAATCTCCTTCCTTCGATAGAAAACTCATGAAATCCATTAGAAGGTACTCTTTCGAAAGAACTCCTGGATAGATCAAAATACCGGCCGGTCTGTATTTTCTGATTATTTCCTTGACTTCTTCGTTGAAGTCGTTGAAACCGCAGAAGAACAGCTTTCCAAGATCCACGTCCACCACTCCTTCATTTCAGAATCTTGCCGGCGAACTCGTAGTCTTCCAGAATCCTTTTCCAGAAGGCTTTTGCTGCACCGAAGGCGACCGTCCAGAGACCTCTTTCATCGAAGAGAACCTCAACGTCAGAGATGTGTCTTTTTTCAAGGCGGTCCTGAACGTTCTTTGCCAGCTCACTATGAAACTCATGGGAAAACAACGTTATGTCTCCACCAAAAATCACGGTTTCGGGATCTAAAAGATAGCTAACGAAAGAAGCAACCTCCGAAAGCTTCGAAAGAAGCTTCAAGAGTGAATCGGAAGAAAGGTTTTTCAAATCTACTTCATCGAGTGTGGCTGGTTCAGACAGAATGGGCGGCAGGATGTCAATTTCGAATTCACCCGCGGCACCGTTGGAACCCTGGTACAGGCTTCCTTCCAGCCAGAGTCCCGCTCCAACACCCACCGGCTGGTTCAGATAGTAAGGAACAGAGATCAGAAAATAAACTACATTTTTCTTTTGAAAACCGTATCCCACAACTGCCGCGTTTGCGTCGTTAAGAACGAAAATCTCTGTTCCAAATTCCCTGGAGAGAATTCCTCCAAGATCGAGATCTTCAATACCGAGGGCCGAAGAAAAGATCACCTTGTTTTCTTTTATGATTCCAGGCATACCGATGGAAATTCCCACTGTACTCGGATAGCTTTCTTTAAAAGCCATAACACAATCAACAAGAGCGTTTACGATCTCATCTCCACGAAAGTTTCTGTGTATTTCACTTTTTTCAACCTCGTTTCCCTTCGCATCGATCACAACACCGATCAACCTGTTCTGCTCAACTCCAATCCCCAGAACGAAGAACTTATTCGGGTTTGCCGTATAGAGAGCGGTTTTTCTACCTCCCGAGGAACCAGGAGATGCTTCTTCGACCTTCAGAGCAAAACCCGATTCCAGCAGAGAACGAAAATTCCTGGACACGGTGGACATGTTCACAGAAAGCTTTTCACTGATTTCTCTCATCGATATCTTTTCGTTTTCTATGAGAAGTTTGAGAATCTTGTGTTGAGTGGGTGAAATATTCAAAAGGGGTCCCTCCCATCAGTTAGTTGCATGCTGCAAACAACTTCATAAATTATTGTCAACCAATAGGTCACGCTTTGTCAAGTTACAGTTTCATTTCGTTAACTGATGGAGGAATTTAAGGAGGGAAAAACGAAAAGGTGGCTCCAGAAGGAGCCACCCGCTTTCTTGTTTTTATTTTCTGTTATACCTTTTTGTAGCAGAACCACCAGTCGTAGCACTCGAAATCTTTCGATTCCAGTCTCTCTCTTGCTTCTTCCACACTGCTTGCCGGAGGAACGATCACAGAATCGTTTATGAGCTCGTTGCTTGGCCAGTTGGCAGGAATGGCAACTCCTTTTTCATCTGACGTCTGAAGAGCTCTCACCGCTCTGAGAATTTCATCGATGTTTCTTCCAACTTCCTGCGGGTAGTAGACGATGGCCCTTATGATTCCGTTCGGATCGACTATGAAAACGGCCCTCACTGTGTTTGTTCCCTTGCTGGGATGAATCAATCCGAGCCTTCTGGAAACTTCTCCTAAGTCATCTGCTATGACAGGAAATTCGATTTCGACTCCCAGTTTTTCCTTGATCCACTCGATCCACTTGATGTGTGAAAAAACCTGGTCGATGCTGAGACCTATGAGTTCCGTGTTGAGTTTTTTGAACTCATCGTACCTCTTCTGAAACGCAACGAACTCGGTGGTACACACCGGAGTGAAATCAGCCGGATGGCTGAAGAGAACGAACCACTTTCCCCTGAAGTCGTCCGGAAGAATCTTTTTTCCATGAGTGGTCTTCACTTCCAATCTTGGGAACTCTTCACCTATGAGAGGAATTCTTCCTTCCATACAAAACACCTCCTCGTAAATTTTTAAAATGATTCTAATTTGATATCCATTCTCAATAATACACGTATTGTGTTTCTTGAATTTTTCTGTTCTGTATCAAATTCGAATCATTAAGGATTTCAAACAGAGAACAAAAAACGGGGAGAATCTCTCCCCGTCTCTACAAGCTTTCTTCTATCGTTTTCAAAAATTCTTCTGATTTCTTCAATCGTTCCATCACTTGATCTTTTGTTTCGAACTTTTCATCGTTCCAGAGGTTCACGCTCCAGTCTTCCAGTATCATCTTCCACTCCTCATCAGAAGCTACGCTGTAGGCTTTTTCCAGAGTTCTCAAGAAGTTCCTTGCATCGTTCAGAATGAGCCTGTAGTGTTCGAGGAATCTTATGTATCTTTCGAAAACAAGAACATCTCTGAGTTCGTACAGATCGTTGTAGATCCTGGAAAGCACTTCGCTGATTCTGGAAGCTTCAACATTTTTTTGCTTCATATAGCTTTCGAAGTTTTTCATCCTTTCTACGAGAAGTTCTGCCCATGGATTCAACTTGTACGTGTAGTTCTTCTCTGATATGAATTTGTTCATTTCCTGAACGTTGATGGACAGCCAGTTCAGATTCTTGAAGCTTTCAAAAAGGTCCTTGAAGAGTTTTTCGAATTGATTCGCGTACTCTTTTCCCAGATTACTTTCGAGGTATTCCTTCAGTTCCTCCAGAACGCTTTCAAATGTCTTTTCTGCTCTACTTTCGTACAGCGATATGGATTCTTTTGCGTTTCTGTAGCTCTCATTGTAAATCTTCAGGACGTCTTCGGATACGAACAAGGCCTCCTGACGATTGTTTGAAGAGACGTATTCGAAAGGCATCGCATGCAGAAAATCGAGAACACCATCTGGAACTCCCCAGACACCCGCTTTGCTCATGCTTTCAACTGCCCAGATTTCTTTTTTAGCAAGGTAGAATAGAAACTCTCTGTTCTTCTGAACGGTGAGCGGTTGAGCTTCCGCAGCTTTCGTAGCGAAATATCTGTAGATATCCTGCCCCGCAACGGCTTTCCTGAGATCGTAGTGTTTCCAGTCGGGAAATCTGTTCCACGCACCCGGAAGAATCTTCACCGTGAGCTTCGCGTAATTCGTGAAACTATCGAAATACCTTGATGTCAACTCAGCGAAGGCTTTCTGTATCAGATCGTCCTGGGCTTTCGAGAACAAAATCTTCATGATCTGGTGAAGCCCTACATACCTTGTTGCAAGGCCTCTGTATGTGTTTCTCTCGTTGAAAGACTTCAAAGAGGAAAGGTACAGAGAAACGGAATCGAGGAGGACCTGAGCGGTGATGAGATTGTCCTCTCCCAGATCGTTGATCGTGGAAAGACTCGCGTTCTCAAGAAACGTCAGATCAGTCTTCTTCACATCCGAAAAGACCACCTTCTGGTAATCATCAAAGTTCTGTTCAAAAAACGCATTGTAATCCTCTTTTGTCTTCAGCTTCGCTTTCAATTCGTCGATTCGGTACTCGCTTGTTGCAAGCGATGCAAGGTAGAAATAAGATCTTCCGTACGTTTTGTTCACTTGAACGGATTTCAAGAAGTACTCTTTCGCTTTCCTGTAGAGTTCTATTTTTTGATTCGTGAGTTGATTCCTATAAGATGCTATCTGCTGAAGAGCGTTCTGCAACTTCTGCCTTTCTTTTTGAATGGTCTCGAGCCTCAATCTTTCTATCTCCAGGTTAGAAGGCTTCACCGGAAGGTTCTGACTTTCAACGAACTTCTTGAATTCGTCGGATTTCAGGTAACTGTAACGTCCACTCAGAGAGCTCAGCTCTTCCATGGCTGTCTTTACCTGCTGTTCGTAGTTGTCCAGTTTGGCCATGTCTTCTTCCACTTTCCTTATAGAAAGATAGGCAGAATTTCCCCATTTGAAATAAACTTCAGAAATGAAGTAGTTCCATTTCAAGTAAGCGGAAACGACACCAACCAGAAGAACGATCGTTCCAAACACAACGACCTTCTTTCGTTGAATCTCCACTTTCCTTCCGTCGTAGAAGTACCCACCAACCGCTATGGAAGCAATTGTCATCACAAGAAAACCGTTTGGAAGTAGATGCGCCGGAAAGCTGAACGCGCTGTGCATCATGAACGTGATGAAAGAACTGGCAAGTGTCAGAAAGAGCAAGAGATCATCCCGTACCGTGATCCTTCGAATTATTTTGAAGAACAGTATCCCAAGCGACAGAGCGAGAAAGACGACGGAAACAAATCCGACAATTCCCATTTCTCCAAGAACCTGAAGGTAATCGTTGTGCGTTCTCTTGAAGTTGTTCCAGCCGTACATCAGAATCGGGTGGTCTTCTATAACATCTCCCATGTAGTTTATCGTGAGAATCTGATACGTTCCGATTCCGGTACCGAGAATCTTGTGTGTTCTCCACTGGTATATCGATGAGAACCAGGACAGAAGCCTCTCGTGCCAGGAACTCACCTCGGCAACCGCCTGAATTCTTCCTGCGGGAGATACCATTCCGTAACCGTTCAGAGGAGTGGGAAGATTGTAGAGAACAACGAGGACGATCGAAGCGATCAGAACGAAAGTCGTGAGAGCTTTACTCATACTCAGAACTTCTCTGTCTGTCTCTTTCGAAACCTTCTTTTTTCTGAAGATCATGTAGAACACAGAGAAAATACAGAGGGAGATGATGTTCGCAACGTACAGCGATCTCGTCTGAGACACCAGTATTCCCGAAACTATGAGAAGCGCAGAAACTGAAGCTATCACTTTGATTACGGACGCTTCTTTTCTTTTGAAATCGGCTGACGCTATGAGATAGATAGCGAGCGGAAGGTTCAGGGAGAGAAAGTTCGAAACGAAGTTCACGTTTCCTATGGTCGCCTTCACGGTTGCCCTCGAAAAGGGACTCCCCACACTTCCAAGAAAAACATCGACACCGCCGTAGAAGTTCAAAAGCGCGTCGAAAGCTATGAATCCCGCAAGAGCCACACTGACTGTGAGGAATCTCCTTATTCTCTCCTTTGTAACAAAGAAGTTCGAGATGAAGATCGATGTGAAGAACATGAGAAGAACGTAGATCGCTATGTCAAAGGAATATCTGAAATAGACAGGATTATCGCGATAGACATTTATCGTAGATAAAAGAGCGGAGATAGCGAAGGCAAAAAAAGCCACGTGGGCCATGTTGAATCTGATTTCCAGTTTCTCCTTCCTGAGAATCTTCATCAGGATCATGAAGAACATGACGCTCAGAAACACCGTGATCAAAGCGTACTTTGGAACGCTGAACTCGTACGTGAGTTTCCTGGACGAGAAAAGGGCAACGACAACGTACATGATGTAAAACAGAATCTCCATAAGTTTTCCCTCCTGCTCAATCGTAATGAAGAAGCCTGAGGCCTTTGATGAGAACAAAAGAAAACACAACGGCTAAAACGAGCGTCACACCACTCATTACGATATTTCCCAGAGCTCCAAAGCTGAACCCACAGAACACAGCGTGCGTTGCTATCATGATGAAGAGAGCTCTTTTCACCCCGAATCTTCGGGAAAGCTTGTCGTACATGTGATCCCTGTCTCCTCTGAAGATCGATTTTTTGTTCCTGTACCTCCTCAGAACACTCGCCAGAAAATCCAAAAAGAAGATCCAGAGAGGAAAAATCATCGTGAGGAATGTATCGAAAGAGGCAAATCGATTCTGGGAAAGAACGATCGCGGATAGCAAAACAGCCATCAGATAACTTCCCGCATCGCCCATGAAGATCCTCGCGGGTGGAAAATTGAAAACAAGATAGCCAAGAGATGCACCGAGAAGGGAGAGAGATAGGTTTTCGAAGAACACGCCTCTAACCAGAAAGAAATAGGAGAGCGCCGACAGAGCCACAAGACTTCCACAGAGCCCATCCATACCGTCCATCATGTTCACGGAATTTATGAGAACAACGACAAAGAACAACCAGAAAGCGGAAACCAGTAAATTGTCGAGGCCGATGAATCGCCACACGAGCAGAAGCGAAATGCCGAATTCTGCGATCAACCTTGAAAAGGGAGAAATAGAGAACAGATCATCCATCAATCCCAGAGCAAGAGCGATCGATGCCGAAAGAAGAACCACCGTGTCGTTCCACAAGAACGGAAGGACCCCCACAAATATTCCCAGCCCACCCAGGTAAGGTGTTTCTCTCCCGTGAGGCTTCAGAACACCATCCGGCCTGTCCACGATGTTCAGTCTTTTCGCAATTCTTCCGAAGAACCAGACACCGAACAGACTCAAAAGAAAACTCAAAAGAAAAGCCATTCCTTCACCTCGGTTTCACGGTGACGAGTTTTTTCCCATCGACGACGAGGTACTCGAAATCGAACTTTTTGAGTTCTTTCATGACTTCTTCTATTCCTCGACCTATATGTTGCGATTCGTGTGCGTCCGAGCCGATCGTTACGACTCTCCCACCGAGGTCGTAATACATCTCCACTATCCAGTAGTCCGGGTTGGGTTTCCCGTGCTTGAAGAGACCAGCGGTGTTGATTTCAAGGACCCTTTCGTTTTTCACGAGGAACACCAGAATCTTTTCTATCAAATCTCTGTTCGCTTTGAAATCTGCCTTCGCGTATCTTGCCGGATAGTCCAGGTGTGCAAGTGTGTGGAATTTCACCCTTTCCATCACAAAGAGCGTTCGCTCAAGATAGTCTCTTGCGAGCTCATCCGGTGGAAGGTTCTCATCGTACCGATGTATCCCAAGAAGAAGGTAGTCGAAACCCTCGGGAAAAATCGCCTCTCCCACACCATCCCAGCTGATCTCCGCTCCCTTCGGAAGATCGTATTTCTCCATGGTGAGAAAGTACTCTTCAACGTTGAAATCGTGAACGAGTTCTCCGTTTTCGTATTCGTAGTGATCTGTGATACAGAAATGTTCGATGCCGAGCTTCTGCACTTGAGAGATTATGCCGTCTATTTCTGCCTTTCCGTCGTAGGAAAACGTGGAGTGAAGGTGCATGTCTATCATTGTGATCCCTCCAGGACTTTTCTCAAATAGACAAAAATCGGGTGCGGTGCTCCCACTTTGCTCTTGTACTCGGGATGAAACTGAACACCAACAAAGAAAGGATGATCTTCAAGCTCAACAGCCTCTATGAAGTCGGATTTCGCAGACACGACGAGCTTGTACCCCTCTTCTCCCGGTTTTTTGAACAGCTCTGGAAACGCCTCCTCATTGGCTTCGTATCTGTGCCTGTGCCTTTCGGAAACTTCCTCAACTCCGCCGTAAACTTCGTAGAGTTTCGTTTTTGGAAAAATTTTCACCTTTTGGGCTCCAAGCCTCATCGTACCACCGAGCTTCAATATTCTCTTCTGCTCCTCCATGAGATCCACAACAGGATAAGGTGTGTTCGGATCGAACTCGGTGGAATTGGCCTCTTTGTAGCCAAATACGTTGCGTGCGAACTCTATGACCATGAGCTGCATACCGAGACATATTCCAAGTATGGGCTTCTTGTTTTCACGTGCGTACTTTATAGCTTTTATCTTGCCTTCTACACCTCTTCTTCCAAATCCACCGGGTATGATGAGGGCATCGTATTCGTCGAGCACTCTCTTCACTTCTTCGTCGTTCATGTCTTCGAGCATCTGACTGTCCACCACGGTGGGCTTTTCTATTCCTGTCAGAAAGACCGACTCTATGATGCTTTTGTACGCGTCGTCTGTTCCAAGATATTTTCCAACGAGCGCTATCCTGTAGGGTTTGAAAGCTTTGGGATAGGACCAGTTGAACGTGGATTTTTTCAGCTCAACGTTCAATTTGGAAGCAATCTTCTCGTGCAAACCCATATCTCTCAGTATTTCTGGAACTTCATACACGTTCTTCGTATCGGGCAGGTTTATCACAAAATCGCGTGGAACACCGGAGAAAAGGGCCACCTTGTTCATACTGGGAACATCAAGGGGAAACTCGCTCCTCACGATGACCATATCCGGTGTGATCCCTATTCTTCTCAGAAGTTGAACGGATTGTTGAGTGGGTTTCGTCTTGAACTCGTTGGTCGTTCGAAGGTAAGGAACGTACGTGACGTGAGCGAAAAGGAAGTTTTCCTTTCCTTCTTCCATCTGGAGTTCTCTCACAGCCTCCAGAAAGACTTCCCC
This window encodes:
- a CDS encoding CTP synthase → MKKYVIVTGGVLSGIGKGIFSASLARLMKEHGVDVNVLKIDPYLNVDAGTMNPNQHGEVFVTEDGYEADLDLGHYERFLGRDMTRQNNMTAGQVYLRVIEKERQGKYLGNTVQIVPHLTEEIKDRIRALEAELLVVEIGGTVGDIEGEVFLEAVRELQMEEGKENFLFAHVTYVPYLRTTNEFKTKPTQQSVQLLRRIGITPDMVIVRSEFPLDVPSMNKVALFSGVPRDFVINLPDTKNVYEVPEILRDMGLHEKIASKLNVELKKSTFNWSYPKAFKPYRIALVGKYLGTDDAYKSIIESVFLTGIEKPTVVDSQMLEDMNDEEVKRVLDEYDALIIPGGFGRRGVEGKIKAIKYARENKKPILGICLGMQLMVIEFARNVFGYKEANSTEFDPNTPYPVVDLMEEQKRILKLGGTMRLGAQKVKIFPKTKLYEVYGGVEEVSERHRHRYEANEEAFPELFKKPGEEGYKLVVSAKSDFIEAVELEDHPFFVGVQFHPEYKSKVGAPHPIFVYLRKVLEGSQ
- the nagA gene encoding beta-N-acetylglucosaminidase; this translates as MDVDLGKLFFCGFNDFNEEVKEIIRKYRPAGILIYPGVLSKEYLLMDFMSFLSKEGDFLVSSDHEGGQLEVLKYVPSSPGNLAFGKNSPDVTYRYSKIAGKIMEIVGFNMVFAPVLDLLSEESSSVIDMRSYGSDPKIVAEHGAKACEGYLEGGVMPCIKHFPGHGRAREDSHLTLPVVDAPFEKLWEEDLLPFRKVLEREKKVTVMTAHVRYSSIDSLPATLSEKIITDVLRKKIGFDGLVISDAMEMSAVSNNFSVEEIVSLFLNAGGNMILLGDYRNLPVYYETLVKLLEDGKVQKDKVERSIRMVEKYLAFAKKNSGVGFLADSSAKAVEFLGFEKIDHTSEVTLLVPSSENLSQADTTGGDYDQIPEIVSRFFEVENVVRYTVEDGPEFVEGDLIFDFVADIPNEKALKAHLSLPAEKTVYFVLRNPFDVRYFEGRKIVVTRSTKPISIYKSLEHFLGRCDS
- a CDS encoding PHP domain-containing protein, with the translated sequence MIDMHLHSTFSYDGKAEIDGIISQVQKLGIEHFCITDHYEYENGELVHDFNVEEYFLTMEKYDLPKGAEISWDGVGEAIFPEGFDYLLLGIHRYDENLPPDELARDYLERTLFVMERVKFHTLAHLDYPARYAKADFKANRDLIEKILVFLVKNERVLEINTAGLFKHGKPNPDYWIVEMYYDLGGRVVTIGSDAHESQHIGRGIEEVMKELKKFDFEYLVVDGKKLVTVKPR
- a CDS encoding peroxiredoxin, which translates into the protein MEGRIPLIGEEFPRLEVKTTHGKKILPDDFRGKWFVLFSHPADFTPVCTTEFVAFQKRYDEFKKLNTELIGLSIDQVFSHIKWIEWIKEKLGVEIEFPVIADDLGEVSRRLGLIHPSKGTNTVRAVFIVDPNGIIRAIVYYPQEVGRNIDEILRAVRALQTSDEKGVAIPANWPSNELINDSVIVPPASSVEEARERLESKDFECYDWWFCYKKV
- a CDS encoding ROK family transcriptional regulator produces the protein MNISPTQHKILKLLIENEKISMREISEKLSVNMSTVSRNFRSLLESGFALKVEEASPGSSGGRKTALYTANPNKFFVLGIGVEQNRLIGVVIDAKGNEVEKSEIHRNFRGDEIVNALVDCVMAFKESYPSTVGISIGMPGIIKENKVIFSSALGIEDLDLGGILSREFGTEIFVLNDANAAVVGYGFQKKNVVYFLISVPYYLNQPVGVGAGLWLEGSLYQGSNGAAGEFEIDILPPILSEPATLDEVDLKNLSSDSLLKLLSKLSEVASFVSYLLDPETVIFGGDITLFSHEFHSELAKNVQDRLEKRHISDVEVLFDERGLWTVAFGAAKAFWKRILEDYEFAGKILK
- a CDS encoding glycosyltransferase family 4 protein, translating into MAFLLSFLLSLFGVWFFGRIAKRLNIVDRPDGVLKPHGRETPYLGGLGIFVGVLPFLWNDTVVLLSASIALALGLMDDLFSISPFSRLIAEFGISLLLVWRFIGLDNLLVSAFWLFFVVVLINSVNMMDGMDGLCGSLVALSALSYFFLVRGVFFENLSLSLLGASLGYLVFNFPPARIFMGDAGSYLMAVLLSAIVLSQNRFASFDTFLTMIFPLWIFFLDFLASVLRRYRNKKSIFRGDRDHMYDKLSRRFGVKRALFIMIATHAVFCGFSFGALGNIVMSGVTLVLAVVFSFVLIKGLRLLHYD
- a CDS encoding O-antigen ligase family protein, which encodes MEILFYIMYVVVALFSSRKLTYEFSVPKYALITVFLSVMFFMILMKILRKEKLEIRFNMAHVAFFAFAISALLSTINVYRDNPVYFRYSFDIAIYVLLMFFTSIFISNFFVTKERIRRFLTVSVALAGFIAFDALLNFYGGVDVFLGSVGSPFSRATVKATIGNVNFVSNFLSLNLPLAIYLIASADFKRKEASVIKVIASVSALLIVSGILVSQTRSLYVANIISLCIFSVFYMIFRKKKVSKETDREVLSMSKALTTFVLIASIVLVVLYNLPTPLNGYGMVSPAGRIQAVAEVSSWHERLLSWFSSIYQWRTHKILGTGIGTYQILTINYMGDVIEDHPILMYGWNNFKRTHNDYLQVLGEMGIVGFVSVVFLALSLGILFFKIIRRITVRDDLLLFLTLASSFITFMMHSAFSFPAHLLPNGFLVMTIASIAVGGYFYDGRKVEIQRKKVVVFGTIVLLVGVVSAYLKWNYFISEVYFKWGNSAYLSIRKVEEDMAKLDNYEQQVKTAMEELSSLSGRYSYLKSDEFKKFVESQNLPVKPSNLEIERLRLETIQKERQKLQNALQQIASYRNQLTNQKIELYRKAKEYFLKSVQVNKTYGRSYFYLASLATSEYRIDELKAKLKTKEDYNAFFEQNFDDYQKVVFSDVKKTDLTFLENASLSTINDLGEDNLITAQVLLDSVSLYLSSLKSFNERNTYRGLATRYVGLHQIMKILFSKAQDDLIQKAFAELTSRYFDSFTNYAKLTVKILPGAWNRFPDWKHYDLRKAVAGQDIYRYFATKAAEAQPLTVQKNREFLFYLAKKEIWAVESMSKAGVWGVPDGVLDFLHAMPFEYVSSNNRQEALFVSEDVLKIYNESYRNAKESISLYESRAEKTFESVLEELKEYLESNLGKEYANQFEKLFKDLFESFKNLNWLSINVQEMNKFISEKNYTYKLNPWAELLVERMKNFESYMKQKNVEASRISEVLSRIYNDLYELRDVLVFERYIRFLEHYRLILNDARNFLRTLEKAYSVASDEEWKMILEDWSVNLWNDEKFETKDQVMERLKKSEEFLKTIEESL